The nucleotide window ACTTACACAGAAAAACTCTCAAAGAAGCGCGCGATGAAGTCGTGAAATTTCTTAAGCAATGTATTTCTATGGATATTCGTACGGTTGTCATTGTTCACGGGCGCGGAGAACGGTCTAATCCACCAGCATTAATGAAGAGCTTCGTCAGCAGTTGGCTACAGCAAATTAAAGAAGTGCAGTGTGTTCATAGTGCGCAACGCTTTCACGGTGGTAGCGGTGCCGTCTACGTATTGTTAAGAAAGAGCGCAGATAAGAAGCTGGAAAACCGAGAGCGCCATCAAAAACGGTTAGGCTAAGTTTCTTGTCGGTGCTAGAATGCCCGACCTTATTTTCCCCTTCGCTAGCATTA belongs to Vibrio sp. STUT-A11 and includes:
- the smrA gene encoding DNA endonuclease SmrA; translated protein: MSHDDDFELFQQMMGDVKPITQDTAEHKKIHQVTDAHLAKREAAIWLTEDDPEYLSLDHAEMLKPDDFVEFKRDGVQDGVYRKLRLGKYPIQARLDLHRKTLKEARDEVVKFLKQCISMDIRTVVIVHGRGERSNPPALMKSFVSSWLQQIKEVQCVHSAQRFHGGSGAVYVLLRKSADKKLENRERHQKRLG